The Chitinophagales bacterium genome has a window encoding:
- a CDS encoding RNA-binding transcriptional accessory protein: MEYANTVAGKLGLKENHVTAVLELLAEGATIPFIARYRKDRTGALDEVQIQQIQDEARSQKEFADRKAFIEKTITEQEKMTEELQAKINAATTIAELEDIYLPYKPKRKTRATVARENGLEPLATMIFEQGDIDPAAEAEKFLTENVKSTDDALQGARDIIAEIVNEDAEIRAKMRNLFEREASVTSKIVTGKEAEGAKYKDYFDFSEPVTKIPSHRVLAVMRGFMEGFLRLGFSPDEEIALAILEKQYVKGNNAAADQVKKAVKEAYRRLLQTGMESEIRMALKVQADEEAISVFAENLRQLLLSSPLGGKRLMAVDPGYRTGCKVVCLDEKGDLKKTDLIYVHEKNRLDDAEHKVRMLVQQYNIQAIAVGDGTAGRETEQFIKKLDLKIPVFLVNEDGASIYSASEIAREEFPNEDITVRGSVSIGRRLMDPLAELVKLDPKSIGVGQYQHDVNQVRLKDKLDQTVISCVNMVGVNLNTASKHLLSYVSGIGPSIAENIVKYRNESGGFTSRKQLMQVPRLGSKAYEQCAGFLRVKEGENPLDASAVHPESYAIVNSMAKDLGVEVSKLIGNEELLKQLDVKKYITGETGAHTIQDIINELKKPGLDPRSEAQAFEFANIYGIEDVHVGLVVPGIVTNLTRFGAFVDIGVKQDGLVHVSEIAHKYITDPNEVLKLNDQVMVKVLEVDMDRKRIALSIKQTQEAPARQDRGRTDRPQGGNNRQKEAPSANMNDALSLLKKKFGK, from the coding sequence ATGGAATATGCTAATACAGTAGCCGGGAAACTTGGATTGAAAGAAAATCATGTAACAGCGGTATTGGAGTTGCTGGCAGAGGGTGCTACGATACCGTTTATAGCCCGCTATCGTAAAGACCGTACAGGTGCCCTGGATGAAGTGCAGATACAGCAGATACAGGATGAGGCAAGATCACAAAAGGAATTTGCAGACAGGAAGGCCTTTATAGAAAAGACCATTACAGAGCAGGAGAAGATGACGGAGGAGTTGCAGGCGAAGATAAATGCAGCTACTACTATTGCAGAACTGGAAGATATATACCTACCATACAAACCCAAACGCAAAACAAGGGCAACAGTGGCGCGTGAGAATGGATTGGAACCTTTGGCGACTATGATATTTGAACAGGGCGATATAGACCCGGCAGCAGAGGCAGAAAAGTTCCTAACAGAAAATGTAAAATCAACAGATGATGCTTTGCAGGGTGCAAGGGATATCATTGCCGAAATAGTGAATGAAGATGCGGAGATACGTGCCAAGATGCGTAACCTGTTTGAACGTGAAGCATCGGTTACCAGTAAGATAGTAACAGGTAAGGAGGCAGAAGGCGCCAAGTATAAAGACTACTTCGATTTTTCTGAGCCTGTGACGAAAATACCTTCGCATCGGGTATTGGCGGTAATGCGTGGTTTCATGGAAGGGTTCCTGAGACTGGGTTTCTCTCCCGATGAAGAAATAGCACTGGCTATACTTGAAAAGCAGTATGTGAAAGGTAATAACGCTGCTGCCGATCAGGTGAAGAAAGCAGTGAAAGAAGCTTACCGCAGGTTGTTGCAAACGGGTATGGAAAGCGAGATAAGAATGGCGTTGAAGGTACAGGCCGATGAAGAAGCGATAAGTGTATTCGCCGAGAACCTGCGCCAGTTGTTGTTGAGTTCTCCGCTGGGTGGCAAAAGACTTATGGCTGTCGACCCCGGCTATCGTACAGGTTGCAAAGTGGTTTGCCTGGATGAAAAGGGCGATCTGAAAAAGACCGACTTGATATATGTACACGAAAAGAACAGGCTGGACGATGCCGAGCATAAAGTGCGCATGCTGGTGCAGCAATACAATATACAGGCTATTGCCGTAGGAGACGGAACCGCAGGCAGGGAAACTGAGCAGTTCATCAAGAAACTGGACCTGAAGATACCGGTATTCCTGGTGAATGAGGACGGAGCTTCCATCTACTCCGCTTCTGAAATAGCGAGGGAAGAGTTCCCCAATGAGGACATTACGGTACGTGGTTCAGTAAGTATCGGTCGCAGGCTGATGGACCCGCTGGCAGAATTGGTAAAGCTGGATCCTAAGAGCATAGGTGTGGGTCAATACCAGCACGACGTGAACCAGGTGAGATTGAAAGATAAGCTTGACCAGACAGTGATCAGTTGTGTGAATATGGTAGGTGTTAACCTGAACACGGCAAGTAAACACTTGTTGAGTTATGTGAGTGGTATCGGCCCTTCTATAGCGGAGAACATTGTGAAGTACAGGAACGAATCAGGCGGCTTTACATCGCGTAAACAACTGATGCAGGTACCACGACTGGGAAGTAAAGCATACGAACAGTGTGCTGGTTTCCTGAGGGTGAAAGAAGGTGAGAACCCGCTGGATGCCAGTGCCGTACACCCTGAAAGTTATGCTATCGTCAATAGTATGGCGAAAGACCTGGGTGTGGAGGTAAGCAAACTGATAGGCAATGAAGAACTGCTGAAACAACTGGACGTTAAGAAGTATATCACGGGCGAAACGGGAGCGCATACGATACAGGATATCATCAACGAATTGAAGAAACCCGGTCTTGACCCACGTAGCGAGGCACAGGCTTTTGAATTTGCAAATATCTACGGTATAGAAGATGTACATGTAGGTTTGGTAGTACCGGGTATTGTTACTAACCTGACCCGTTTTGGTGCGTTTGTAGATATAGGTGTTAAACAGGATGGTCTTGTACACGTATCAGAGATAGCGCATAAATACATCACCGATCCTAATGAGGTGTTGAAGCTGAACGACCAGGTAATGGTAAAGGTGCTGGAAGTAGATATGGACAGGAAAAGGATAGCGCTATCGATAAAACAGACGCAGGAAGCACCGGCACGCCAGGACAGGGGCCGTACAGACAGGCCACAGGGTGGTAATAACAGACAGAAGGAAGCCCCGAGTGCAAATATGAATGACGCTCTTAGCCTGCTGAAGAAAAAATTCGGGAAGTAG
- a CDS encoding NfeD family protein: protein MSEFFQNTAVIWFLVGLVLILVELVLPGLVLLFFGVGAWVTALVCLVSNPGINTQLFIFLAGSLISLVLLRNLIKKKYMDRKSPDSELEDEYIGQTAVAISSFAAGETGKVTFKGSNWEAIAQQAVTTGQRLRITGYKSIKLFVEPIQ, encoded by the coding sequence TTGTCAGAATTTTTCCAGAATACTGCTGTAATATGGTTCCTTGTAGGGCTGGTACTCATTCTTGTTGAACTGGTCCTCCCTGGGTTGGTGTTATTGTTCTTTGGCGTAGGCGCATGGGTAACAGCGCTTGTCTGTCTAGTATCCAATCCCGGTATCAATACACAACTCTTCATTTTTCTTGCCGGCTCGCTCATCAGCCTGGTGTTATTGCGTAACCTTATCAAAAAGAAGTACATGGACCGCAAATCGCCGGATAGTGAACTGGAAGATGAATATATCGGCCAGACTGCCGTTGCGATCAGTAGTTTTGCTGCAGGAGAAACGGGCAAAGTTACTTTTAAAGGCAGCAACTGGGAAGCCATAGCGCAGCAAGCTGTTACCACCGGGCAGAGGCTCAGGATAACAGGCTATAAAAGCATCAAACTATTTGTAGAACCAATTCAATAA
- a CDS encoding DUF3050 domain-containing protein has protein sequence MNQYIEKLKAEIAPLREQLVNHPLYASIISLEDMQAFMEHHIYAVWDFMSLLKSLQVGLTCTNVPWVPVGSPDTRYLINEIVTGEESDVDEYGNRISHFELYLRAMEEAGCNTQPVHDLVAQLRNNTGIREALQTIDAPVEAVQFVNNTFDTTDTGKLHVQAAAFTFGREDLIPGMFISIVRELGKTFPGKLDIFRYYLERHIEVDGDHHSHLAYEMTATLCGTDQDKWDECLVAVKDALASRVQLWDAVLAKISVPAV, from the coding sequence ATGAACCAGTACATAGAAAAGCTGAAAGCAGAGATAGCGCCTTTGCGCGAACAGTTGGTGAATCATCCTTTGTACGCTTCTATTATATCATTAGAAGATATGCAGGCATTTATGGAGCATCATATTTATGCCGTGTGGGATTTTATGAGTCTGCTTAAGTCGTTGCAGGTAGGACTTACCTGTACTAATGTACCCTGGGTCCCTGTAGGCAGTCCTGATACGCGTTACCTTATCAACGAGATAGTGACAGGTGAGGAGAGCGATGTAGATGAGTATGGTAATCGCATCAGCCATTTTGAACTGTACCTGCGGGCTATGGAAGAGGCGGGTTGTAATACGCAACCTGTTCATGATCTGGTAGCCCAACTGCGGAACAATACAGGTATCAGGGAGGCCCTGCAAACTATTGATGCTCCTGTTGAGGCTGTACAATTTGTGAACAATACTTTCGATACGACAGATACCGGTAAGCTACATGTACAGGCCGCAGCCTTTACTTTTGGCAGGGAAGACCTGATACCGGGCATGTTTATCAGCATAGTAAGGGAACTCGGTAAGACCTTTCCTGGTAAGCTGGATATCTTCAGGTATTACCTGGAAAGGCATATAGAAGTAGATGGTGATCATCACTCTCACCTGGCCTATGAAATGACCGCTACGCTGTGCGGTACAGACCAGGATAAATGGGATGAGTGTCTTGTTGCCGTTAAGGATGCTTTGGCCAGCCGCGTACAACTCTGGGATGCTGTGTTGGCTAAAATATCCGTACCTGCCGTATAG
- a CDS encoding T9SS type A sorting domain-containing protein, with protein sequence MQKLITGALLLAMTTASAQAHAKNTRTERIKGIDRIKVLTETSKSAAKTTATLWRVSAVANYDNSGSAPSLQDSSKYVYSNGRGSMFDYSELSYNDYGIESDVLYDTVIRYQDMGSGAQLSGRDFISYNSNNKALNHTQQQMNSGQMTNTNKTVVVRDGNDNPVKNVSLTWNSGNWDTSFVSIMTYDAQGHLLSDSSYTKFGGVASPAYRTKYTYDGSWNLVQYLYDYWDGTMWTGNSRTNFTYNGTKLVTTTDQEYVNSSWRNSYMDSIGYNGSGIYNFYESREWDTVGAKWVNSEQEIHTINGNGVPSKVLYSEWNTGTKKWDPYSETEVFYDANGNPVRTDVYDYTGGIKDNTPYYINYMYYEYYFNVGVNNVPQVNVVSVYPNPASNNVYIVMNDIQEGVITLTNMAGQVVRTISAVGNQKVSLDITGLATGNYILSVQSKGMTDARQMLTIQ encoded by the coding sequence ATGCAAAAACTAATAACCGGCGCCCTGCTCCTGGCTATGACTACAGCAAGCGCACAAGCCCACGCAAAAAATACACGAACGGAAAGAATTAAAGGCATTGACCGTATAAAAGTGCTGACAGAGACCTCGAAAAGTGCAGCAAAAACAACCGCGACCTTGTGGCGCGTTTCAGCGGTAGCCAATTATGACAACAGCGGCAGCGCACCTTCTCTGCAGGATTCATCAAAATACGTATATTCGAACGGAAGGGGATCGATGTTCGATTATTCCGAGCTATCGTATAATGATTATGGTATAGAAAGTGATGTATTATATGACACCGTGATCAGATACCAGGATATGGGAAGCGGCGCACAACTGTCGGGTCGTGACTTTATTTCTTACAACAGCAACAACAAGGCACTGAACCACACGCAACAACAGATGAATAGTGGCCAGATGACCAATACCAACAAAACTGTTGTGGTACGTGATGGTAATGACAATCCTGTTAAAAATGTAAGTCTTACCTGGAACAGTGGCAACTGGGATACCTCATTTGTATCCATTATGACCTATGATGCACAGGGCCACCTGTTGTCTGACAGCAGCTACACAAAATTTGGTGGCGTGGCATCTCCTGCCTATCGTACCAAGTATACCTATGATGGCAGCTGGAACCTGGTGCAATACCTGTATGACTACTGGGACGGTACAATGTGGACAGGCAACTCACGCACCAACTTTACCTACAACGGTACAAAGCTGGTAACGACAACCGACCAGGAATACGTGAACAGCAGCTGGCGCAACAGCTATATGGATAGTATTGGCTACAATGGTAGTGGTATCTATAATTTTTATGAGAGCCGGGAATGGGATACTGTTGGCGCCAAATGGGTAAACTCTGAACAGGAAATACATACCATCAACGGGAACGGGGTACCATCTAAAGTACTGTACTCAGAATGGAACACAGGTACTAAAAAATGGGATCCTTACTCTGAAACAGAAGTATTTTACGATGCCAATGGCAACCCGGTGCGTACGGATGTATATGACTATACCGGAGGTATAAAAGACAACACACCTTACTATATCAACTACATGTATTATGAATACTATTTCAACGTAGGAGTTAATAATGTGCCACAAGTCAATGTGGTGTCTGTATACCCTAACCCCGCCAGCAACAATGTGTATATTGTAATGAACGATATACAGGAGGGAGTAATAACATTGACCAATATGGCCGGGCAGGTTGTGCGTACCATAAGCGCCGTAGGCAACCAAAAGGTAAGCCTGGACATAACAGGTCTTGCAACAGGTAATTATATTCTGTCTGTTCAAAGCAAAGGCATGACAGATGCCAGGCAAATGCTGACGATACAATAA
- a CDS encoding T9SS type A sorting domain-containing protein produces MKKLIPITSLLIMSLGVHAQNQQATVQQFKNDLYRTMTNPTGTGGGNKTTATLWRISATGNWAFNGTSLEASDSSKYKYSLSRGSDINASSDFSIDDYGLGALINYDTALKFENSGSGLEPSARYTASYDAMTQRKVFTSQMPGSGSFVNASEHRAVRDGNNNLVKEVYFTWNSSNSQWDTTDVTEHAYDSQNLLVKDSSYHYSSGSTTPTEVSYYDYDSNKDRIHSLTLTWNGTSFDSSLQSTSTYSNHQPALVIEQSYNNGWVNSSYDSSGYTSGGVYNYNEYREWDTLLNEWVNVDLETRVIGSNGRPQTAHISEWDSTAKQWSNVADATLTYDSNDNPTRLSVYVYIGGIKLPTPYYISNVYYEYYFPEGISNTPVSEALNAYPNPANNNLNIMLNGKKDVLLTLTSMTGQTVRTLQAGNNNSKVSMNIADLPAGNYILTVHNTGAAPARQMITKQ; encoded by the coding sequence ATGAAAAAACTGATACCAATCACATCGTTGCTGATCATGAGCCTGGGTGTACATGCGCAGAACCAACAAGCTACAGTTCAGCAGTTTAAAAATGACCTGTACAGAACAATGACCAACCCTACCGGTACAGGGGGCGGTAACAAAACCACTGCAACGCTTTGGCGCATCTCCGCTACAGGCAACTGGGCGTTCAATGGTACATCGCTGGAAGCCAGTGACTCATCTAAATACAAATACTCCCTCTCGAGAGGATCAGACATAAATGCCAGCAGTGACTTTAGTATAGATGACTATGGACTGGGCGCACTGATTAATTATGACACTGCTTTGAAATTTGAGAACAGCGGCAGCGGCCTGGAACCCAGTGCCCGTTACACCGCAAGTTATGATGCCATGACGCAGAGAAAGGTATTCACCTCGCAGATGCCGGGTAGCGGGAGTTTTGTTAACGCCAGTGAGCACAGGGCAGTGCGTGATGGGAACAATAACCTTGTAAAAGAAGTGTATTTCACATGGAACTCAAGCAATAGTCAATGGGATACCACAGATGTGACTGAACATGCCTACGACAGCCAGAACCTGCTGGTAAAAGACAGCAGCTATCACTACAGTTCAGGTTCTACTACCCCGACCGAAGTATCATACTATGATTATGACAGCAATAAAGACAGGATACATTCCCTGACACTTACCTGGAACGGTACGAGCTTTGACTCCAGCCTGCAGTCAACCAGCACATATAGCAATCATCAGCCCGCACTGGTAATAGAACAATCCTATAACAACGGATGGGTGAACAGCAGCTACGACAGTTCAGGATATACCAGTGGAGGTGTATACAACTATAATGAATACCGTGAATGGGATACCCTGCTGAATGAGTGGGTAAATGTAGACCTGGAAACACGCGTAATAGGCAGTAATGGCCGCCCGCAGACAGCACATATCTCAGAATGGGACAGTACTGCCAAACAATGGAGCAATGTAGCTGATGCGACACTGACCTATGACAGTAATGACAACCCTACCAGACTAAGTGTGTATGTATATATCGGAGGTATAAAACTGCCTACGCCTTACTATATCAGCAATGTATATTATGAGTATTACTTCCCTGAAGGAATAAGTAATACACCTGTATCAGAAGCACTGAATGCATATCCGAACCCGGCTAACAATAATCTCAATATTATGTTGAATGGCAAAAAAGATGTACTACTTACACTAACCAGTATGACTGGCCAGACCGTACGCACCTTACAAGCAGGAAACAATAACAGTAAGGTATCTATGAATATCGCTGACCTGCCTGCAGGCAACTATATACTTACAGTACACAACACAGGGGCAGCACCTGCCAGGCAAATGATCACCAAACAATAG
- a CDS encoding leucyl/phenylalanyl-tRNA--protein transferase, whose translation MYPHVVDKDLWFPDVEETLPDGLLAIGGDLSTDRLLLAYQNGIFPWYDEGEPMWWCPDPRFVLFPQNLKVSKSMKQVIKKGTLEFRIDSAFTDVIHNCRMAPRPGQDGTWIGDDIVNAYTRLHKIGYAHSAEAWQDGVLVGGLYGIRLGNIFFGESMFSKVSNASKFAFINYVQWLQHDGVQMIDCQVYTEHLESLGAAMIPRKQFIQILKENTTTDPET comes from the coding sequence ATGTACCCGCATGTAGTGGATAAAGATCTGTGGTTTCCTGACGTAGAAGAAACGTTACCCGATGGGCTACTAGCTATTGGGGGCGACCTGTCTACAGACCGTTTATTGCTCGCTTATCAAAATGGTATCTTTCCCTGGTACGATGAGGGTGAGCCTATGTGGTGGTGCCCGGACCCCAGGTTTGTACTGTTTCCGCAAAACCTGAAAGTGAGCAAAAGCATGAAACAGGTCATCAAAAAAGGAACGCTGGAGTTCAGAATTGATTCAGCCTTTACAGACGTGATACACAACTGCAGGATGGCTCCCCGCCCGGGCCAGGACGGCACATGGATAGGCGATGATATTGTAAATGCATATACTCGGTTACACAAAATAGGCTATGCACATTCTGCCGAAGCATGGCAGGATGGTGTATTAGTGGGAGGGCTGTATGGCATACGCCTGGGTAATATCTTCTTCGGAGAAAGTATGTTCAGCAAAGTGAGCAATGCCAGCAAGTTCGCCTTTATCAATTATGTACAGTGGCTGCAGCATGATGGTGTACAAATGATAGATTGCCAGGTGTATACGGAACATTTAGAAAGCCTGGGGGCCGCCATGATACCCCGCAAGCAATTTATACAGATACTCAAAGAAAACACAACCACTGACCCTGAAACTTAA
- a CDS encoding DUF1624 domain-containing protein has protein sequence MVTSAVNNRIRSVDILRGIVMVIMALDHTRDYFSNFHNNPTNLTVASMGMFLTRWITHYCAPVFVFLAGTSAFLSLSKKNNKKEASLFLLKRGIWLLILEFTVVRFGWMFNMDYTQTVVQVIWAIGWSMIFLSALIYLPFRGILAVGLVMIFGHNLLDMIQTEADTPSGALWYFIHQSGFIQYNGNSSVFVIYPIIPWIGVMATGYCFGSILQQDERTRNKQLYLLGGTTILFFLIIRATKLYGDPAPWEPQENFSRTVLSFINCEKYPPSLLYLLMTLGPAILIMPLLEKMSGAAGRFFIVFGRVPMFYYILHIYLVHAMALVWCVMQGLPADYFTDGNMIFAPKQGWGYELPVVYMVWILAILLLYVPCRWFMYIKLNHKKWWLSYI, from the coding sequence ATGGTAACTAGTGCTGTAAATAACCGCATCAGGTCCGTTGACATACTTCGGGGTATCGTTATGGTCATTATGGCGCTAGACCATACCCGCGACTATTTCAGCAACTTTCATAACAACCCTACCAACCTTACGGTTGCAAGTATGGGCATGTTCCTTACACGCTGGATAACACACTATTGCGCACCTGTGTTCGTATTCCTTGCAGGCACCAGTGCTTTTCTGTCACTCAGCAAAAAGAACAACAAAAAAGAAGCATCACTATTCCTGCTGAAACGCGGCATATGGCTCCTTATTCTTGAATTCACTGTCGTGCGTTTCGGGTGGATGTTCAATATGGACTATACACAAACTGTAGTACAGGTAATATGGGCCATTGGCTGGAGCATGATATTTCTCTCAGCACTTATTTACCTGCCCTTCAGAGGTATTTTAGCAGTAGGACTGGTTATGATATTCGGCCACAACCTGCTGGACATGATACAAACAGAAGCTGACACACCTTCAGGTGCCCTATGGTATTTCATACACCAATCAGGCTTTATTCAATACAACGGCAACAGCAGCGTGTTTGTCATCTACCCGATCATTCCGTGGATAGGCGTAATGGCAACAGGTTATTGTTTCGGCAGCATACTGCAACAGGATGAGAGAACCCGCAACAAGCAACTTTACCTGCTGGGAGGAACAACGATTTTGTTCTTCCTCATTATTCGTGCTACTAAACTCTATGGAGACCCTGCTCCCTGGGAACCACAAGAGAACTTTTCAAGAACAGTACTTTCGTTCATCAACTGTGAAAAGTATCCGCCTTCTCTGCTGTACCTGCTTATGACATTGGGTCCTGCCATACTTATTATGCCGTTACTCGAAAAGATGAGCGGAGCCGCCGGGCGTTTCTTTATTGTTTTCGGCAGAGTGCCCATGTTTTACTACATACTGCATATATACCTTGTACATGCTATGGCTTTGGTATGGTGTGTTATGCAGGGGCTTCCGGCAGATTATTTCACCGACGGCAATATGATATTTGCACCCAAGCAGGGCTGGGGATACGAATTACCTGTTGTTTACATGGTATGGATACTCGCCATACTTCTACTATACGTCCCCTGCAGATGGTTCATGTATATCAAGCTGAACCACAAAAAATGGTGGCTGAGCTACATATAG
- a CDS encoding T9SS type A sorting domain-containing protein: MKYLLALTLFMLLTYAGSGQQILFKETFDQMPGLNLNGGWTSKQSGAVGWRTSDMYNLYCSYSVVPQYKYWAKVAAISGCYGDKGGPRNNKDVFAYTKSINLSAVQGGVVLKYDSYFNRLNAYNKFEKATVEISVNDGASWTVIQDVPAGSAKDSFASWYINLSQYVGYGNVRIGFRYSDQGVDQKYGGWAIDDIILYRPAKNDLALAQFAPFDPAEAYTAINNTYVHTGKVVNMGLDTVHSFTVSYRRDNSYVLSQLFNIAIPPLGQYDITHNVPDTIATIGKVNITAWVSTAGDANTGNDTVHSMLNGVNFIPKKIVAVEAGTATWDQFGPRELVYMDALHYDNDACLVAVHTADPMGVEYYSDYFYNLNYYSGQFFLLDRKYVEPTELFSAFDRYKKHFGYADLVMHGGVYGANIEIGVTVKPAIDITGDFRLLLVITEDKVVGTGGVWDQKNGYAGGAMGTMGDYQNKPDPVPLKDVDYNYVARIITPSPGGDKSFATELKYNGNYYRKFKIPLEDNWDPNKLRAIAMLFRNDDTLILNSNQLSYFLSVAGSEKEQAFTGIYPNPANDFTTLEFDAKSRGKADITITDISGRTMAHIPAAETVVGVNKQRIPTGQLPDGLYIINVITNEARHSLKLKVMH, from the coding sequence ATGAAATACCTGCTTGCACTGACACTATTTATGCTATTAACGTATGCTGGCAGCGGCCAGCAGATACTGTTCAAAGAAACTTTCGACCAGATGCCGGGCCTCAATCTTAATGGGGGTTGGACCTCTAAACAGAGTGGGGCAGTGGGTTGGCGTACCAGCGATATGTATAACTTGTATTGTTCTTATTCCGTGGTTCCCCAGTATAAATACTGGGCAAAGGTGGCTGCTATCTCAGGCTGTTACGGCGATAAAGGCGGCCCCAGGAATAATAAGGATGTGTTTGCTTACACAAAGTCGATCAACCTGTCTGCTGTGCAGGGAGGGGTTGTGCTGAAATATGATTCCTATTTCAACCGGTTGAATGCCTACAATAAGTTTGAGAAGGCCACAGTTGAGATTTCTGTTAATGACGGAGCCTCGTGGACGGTGATACAGGATGTTCCTGCCGGGTCAGCGAAAGATTCTTTTGCAAGTTGGTACATCAATCTGTCGCAGTATGTTGGCTATGGTAACGTGCGTATTGGTTTCAGGTACAGTGATCAGGGGGTAGACCAGAAATACGGTGGTTGGGCCATAGATGATATAATACTCTACCGCCCTGCAAAAAACGACCTGGCATTGGCGCAATTCGCGCCTTTTGACCCTGCAGAGGCATATACGGCTATCAATAATACATATGTTCATACAGGAAAGGTGGTGAACATGGGGCTGGACACAGTTCATTCATTTACGGTCAGCTACAGGCGTGATAATAGTTATGTATTGTCTCAGTTGTTTAATATTGCCATACCTCCACTCGGGCAATATGATATTACACATAATGTTCCGGATACCATTGCTACCATAGGCAAGGTGAATATTACAGCCTGGGTATCGACAGCAGGAGATGCCAACACGGGCAACGATACGGTACATTCCATGCTGAACGGGGTAAATTTTATACCTAAAAAGATTGTTGCTGTAGAGGCAGGTACTGCCACGTGGGACCAGTTTGGTCCACGAGAGCTGGTATATATGGATGCACTGCACTACGATAACGATGCCTGCTTGGTAGCCGTACATACGGCTGACCCTATGGGAGTTGAGTATTATTCAGATTATTTCTACAACCTTAACTATTATTCAGGCCAGTTCTTTTTGCTGGACAGGAAATATGTAGAGCCAACAGAACTGTTCTCAGCTTTTGACAGGTATAAAAAACACTTTGGCTATGCCGACCTGGTCATGCATGGGGGAGTGTACGGAGCAAATATTGAAATAGGAGTAACCGTGAAACCGGCCATTGACATAACAGGAGATTTTAGGTTGTTGCTGGTGATAACTGAAGATAAAGTGGTTGGCACAGGTGGTGTGTGGGACCAGAAGAATGGCTATGCAGGCGGAGCTATGGGTACGATGGGAGATTACCAGAACAAGCCTGACCCTGTACCTTTAAAAGATGTGGATTATAATTATGTAGCCCGTATTATTACGCCATCACCGGGTGGTGACAAATCTTTTGCAACGGAGCTAAAATATAATGGTAACTATTACCGGAAATTTAAAATACCGCTGGAAGACAATTGGGACCCGAACAAACTGCGCGCTATTGCCATGTTATTCCGTAATGATGATACGCTGATTCTCAACAGTAACCAACTCAGCTATTTCCTGAGTGTCGCCGGTAGTGAAAAAGAGCAAGCTTTTACGGGGATCTATCCTAACCCTGCCAATGATTTTACAACCCTGGAGTTTGATGCAAAAAGTAGAGGGAAAGCTGATATTACCATCACAGACATCAGTGGCAGAACCATGGCACATATCCCTGCGGCTGAAACGGTTGTCGGGGTTAATAAGCAACGCATACCTACCGGTCAATTGCCTGATGGTTTGTATATCATAAACGTAATAACCAATGAAGCACGGCATTCACTAAAATTAAAGGTAATGCACTAA